The Rhizobium rosettiformans genomic sequence GGCGAGGCGCAACGCGTCAAGCTCGCCAAGGAGCTGTCGAAGCGCTCGACCGGCCGCACGCTCTACATTCTCGACGAGCCGACCACCGGCCTGCATTTCCACGACGTCGCCAAGCTATTGGAGATGCTGCAGGAACTGGTGAACCAGGGCAACAGTGTCGTGGTCATCGAGCACAATCTCGAGGTCATCAAGACGGCCGACTATATCATCGACTTCGGCCCGGAAGGCGGCGATGGCGGCGGCCAGATCGTCGCCCAGGGCACGCCCGAAGAGGTGGTGAAGGTCGAGGCGTCCTATACGGGGCAGTTCCTCAAGGAGCTGCTGGAGCGGCGCCCGATGAAGAAGGTGCAGGCGGCGGAGTAACGGATGAGCGAAACACTTCAGCGCATCGTCAGCCTTGTCGGCGACAGAAAGCTAAGGGTTTCTGCTCATGCGTTACAGAAGCTGATTGCCGATGGTATTTTGATTGAGCCACTGATCGAAGGGATTTCAGAGGCTATCCTCGTCGAGGACTATCATGATTATTTCAAGGGACCTGCTGTGCTGGTCTTGCAGTTCGACACACAGGGAATGCCTATTCATCTGGTTTGGGGCCTCCCGGCAGGCGCTCAAGAGCCTGCCGTTCTGGTGACAGCCTATCGTCCCGATCCGGATCGTTGGACGGATCATTTTTCGCGGAGGATCGTGAGATGACAACGACGGTACAGATGGTGCGGGAGGGAGATTTCGCGGTCGAGGTTTTAGTCACGATGGATGATGCAGCCGGTTCATGGGGGCTGTCTGTTGGCCTTGATGAGATCCGCAAACTCGATCGTGCGAGAGAGGCATTGCGACGTGGGGATCTGCCTGCCGCCGCGCGTGAAGGCCGGGTTTATCGCTTGATCCTTCAAGATGTCGGCCAGACCGCGGGATTTGGCGAAACTGAACAGGATGCATTCAAGCCATGACAAAGTCAGGTACGATCCGCACGGGCATCGGTGGCTGGACCTTCGATCCCTGGGACGACAGCTTTTACCCCTCCGATCTGCCGAAGAAGCGACAGCTCGACTATGCCAGCCGTCAGCTGACCGCGATTGAGGTCAACGGCACCTACTATTCCAGCCAGAAGCCGGCCACCTTCGCCAAATGGGCATCGGAGGTACCGGATGGTTTCGTCTTTTCGCTGAAAGCAAGCCGCTATTGCACCAATCGCAAGGTGCTGGCCGAGGCCGGTCCGTCGATCGAGAAATTCGTGAACCAGGGCATTGCCGAACTCGGGGATTATCTGGGGCCGATCCTCTGGCAGTTCATGGCGACGAAGAAGTTTGAGCCCGAGGATTTCGAGGCATTTCTGGCGCTTCTGCCGAAGACCCTGGAGGGCCGCGCCCTTACCCATGTCGTCGAGCCGCGTCATGCCTCCTTCCAGGTACCGGAATTCATCGAGATGCTGAGGCGCCATGGCGTGGCCGCAGTCTGTGCCGATCATCACGACTATCCGATGTTCGCCGATCCGACCGCCGACTTCGTCTATGCACGGCTGCAAGAGGGCACGGACGAGACCCCTACCTGTTACCCGTCGGCGGAACTCGATGCCTGGGCCGAACGGCTGAAGACCTATGCGGCAGGCGGTGTGCCCGACGATCTCCCGCTGATTGCGAAAGACCAGAAGTCGGAGCAAAAACCTCGCGACGTCTTTGCCTTCTTCATTTCCGGCGGCAAGGTGAATGCACCGCGCGGCGCGATGGAACTGCAAAAGAAGCTCGGTTGAGCACTCCAGCCGACTGACAGTCATCAATTTGTGACAATGGCGAATTTGGATTAGGCTCGGTCGCAGAGTCGCGGACAAGACCACGACCTCGGCCGGCATGCTTCCCGTTTTGGACGTGCGCGTCCACCATTGCGAATTTTCGGGGCACTTTCATGTCGGGCATTGCCGTCTTCATTCATCTCGCCGGCGCCGTTGCGCTGCTTCTCTGGGCGACCCGCATGGTACGCACCGGGATCGAGCGCGCCTATGGCGGCGTTTTGAAGGACAAGCTCCGGCATGCCGTAGGCAACCGCTTTTCGGCGGCCTTCGCAGGCTTCCTGTTCGCGGTGGCGCTGCAAAGTGCAACCGCTGTCGCCCTGATCGTCTCGTCCTTCTCGGCGGCCGGTTATGTGCTGCCGGCCATCGGTGTAGCGACCCTTCTTGGTGCCGACTTCGGCTCAGCCTTCGTCGTGCGCATCCTGCGCTACGATCTCTCGCTGCTCGTTCCGGTGCTGCTTCTTGCGGGCACCGTCGCCTTCCGGACATCCGAGGCGCGCGGCTGGCGGCA encodes the following:
- a CDS encoding DUF4258 domain-containing protein; translation: MSETLQRIVSLVGDRKLRVSAHALQKLIADGILIEPLIEGISEAILVEDYHDYFKGPAVLVLQFDTQGMPIHLVWGLPAGAQEPAVLVTAYRPDPDRWTDHFSRRIVR
- a CDS encoding DUF72 domain-containing protein — its product is MTKSGTIRTGIGGWTFDPWDDSFYPSDLPKKRQLDYASRQLTAIEVNGTYYSSQKPATFAKWASEVPDGFVFSLKASRYCTNRKVLAEAGPSIEKFVNQGIAELGDYLGPILWQFMATKKFEPEDFEAFLALLPKTLEGRALTHVVEPRHASFQVPEFIEMLRRHGVAAVCADHHDYPMFADPTADFVYARLQEGTDETPTCYPSAELDAWAERLKTYAAGGVPDDLPLIAKDQKSEQKPRDVFAFFISGGKVNAPRGAMELQKKLG